GGAAAGGCCGGTCTCCAGTCTCAGCGGCGGGCAGAGCCAGATGGTACTGATCGCCCGGGCTCTTGTCCAGAAACCTTCTCTGCTTTTGCTGGATGAGCCTACTTCCCACCTTGATTTTGGCAACCAGGTCCTTGTACTGGAGGCCGTTCAGAGACTTGCTTCCCTGGGGATGTCGATTGTGATGAACACTCATATGCCGGACCACGCTTTCCTGGTAGGCAGCAGAGCTGCAGCCCTGACAGGGGGCAAGCTGGTTGCGCTGGGAGAAGTTGAAACGGTTGTAACCGGCAAGATAATGTCTTCGGTTTACAGGGTAAAGGTAGCTGTCCGGGAAATCGAAGATATGAAAAGGAAAGTGTGTCTGCCCTTACGGGGGAATCAGTATATTGAAACTGAATTAATACATTGAGAATAAATCAATAAACTTAGCAAGTCTTGTGTAACAGAAAAAAGGTGTGCAATCGCCTGAATTTTACTTTCACGATAAAAGTCCGAACATAGAAAAACAAAAATTAAAAGTTAGTGGAGAATTTTTATGACCTTAAAAAGATTTAACGCTGTAGCTCTGGCTATCTTTGTGCTAACGCTTATTCTGGCGCTGGCAGGAACGTGTACGGCTGCGTCGGTTGAGATAAGAGGCAATCCCTTTGATACCGGAAGTACGGATGCGCAGAATATTTCCTGGGATTTCAGAAGCTTCGGAGCTTTTTTCTTCAGTGCAAATAAGTACAGTAATTTCCTGAACGGGTCAGGAGAGCATCTTTATTTTGAGGATAGCGGGAACAGTCCTTCCATCGGGAAAGATAATCCTTCAGCCAGTACAATCGATGAAGGTGAATTGATTTACACTACCAGACAGCTCCCTTCGAAGTATAAGGTATTCTCTGAAGAAGAAAACGTTACAAAGGTATCTTTCTTTTATACGCTGCCACTGTTTGGTAAGTCGTACTGTGCTATTGACAATGATGCAACAAATCTCGCCAGGATACTGTACCAGCAGGATGAGAGTGAAAAGAAAACACTCAGGGCAGGAGAGACCTGGGATATTGCCGGAGGGTACAGCCTTACTCTGAACGGGATTGATATTGAAGGCGATAAATGCTATTTTTCGCTTTACAGGAACAGTACGGAGCTGGAAACTGCGGTAATCTCCACTGATGGCACTATAGATGACAGGATATTTACTGCAGAAGATGAATTCGGGGACAATGCTTCACATATTTATTTTTTGACCCTTGTAGATTCCGTTTTTGCAAGTGCTGATGCCGATTTTGCAGTGTTCAAATACACCTGGCTGATAGATAAGGACAAGCCTCTTTCCATCGACTCCGGGGATGAATTTGGCAGTTTTG
The genomic region above belongs to Methanosarcina horonobensis HB-1 = JCM 15518 and contains:
- a CDS encoding ABC transporter ATP-binding protein; translation: MELMLEVNSLAFSYGNGPVFENVSFSLKKGEVMCILGPNGAGKSTLIKCIAGIFKPAAGSIRILGEDTASLGEKGIARHIGYVPQQNEVVFPFTVLDFVVMGRAPHLSMFSSPSAEDMEIARESLEVIGLSDLAERPVSSLSGGQSQMVLIARALVQKPSLLLLDEPTSHLDFGNQVLVLEAVQRLASLGMSIVMNTHMPDHAFLVGSRAAALTGGKLVALGEVETVVTGKIMSSVYRVKVAVREIEDMKRKVCLPLRGNQYIETELIH
- a CDS encoding S-layer protein domain-containing protein, which translates into the protein MTLKRFNAVALAIFVLTLILALAGTCTAASVEIRGNPFDTGSTDAQNISWDFRSFGAFFFSANKYSNFLNGSGEHLYFEDSGNSPSIGKDNPSASTIDEGELIYTTRQLPSKYKVFSEEENVTKVSFFYTLPLFGKSYCAIDNDATNLARILYQQDESEKKTLRAGETWDIAGGYSLTLNGIDIEGDKCYFSLYRNSTELETAVISTDGTIDDRIFTAEDEFGDNASHIYFLTLVDSVFASADADFAVFKYTWLIDKDKPLSIDSGDEFGSFEVDQALENLIVMSNADIITINVDADRKTNITDEWYFKTSDAGKGSNGGYVIYPAKTIIVEEQKPGSSGTGAAGTNTSASTSDGVQMQEGNSTQTKAITENTSEKSEEVYSTSSEVQNEAEMPVAASSEAAASSGFGGFLAVFSLGSIAYCFKRSRI